A single genomic interval of Streptococcus suis harbors:
- the coaA gene encoding type I pantothenate kinase, whose protein sequence is MKNEFLNFEQIDRATWQQLHRKTTIPLSQSELNSIKSFNDRIQLHEVSDIYLPLVNLIHIYRKARKDLNFTKSLFLQKTIKPQPFIIGVSGSVAVGKSTTSRLLQILIARTFKHAKVELVTTDGFLHPNAVLEERQLLNKKGFPESYDMEKLIDFLDKIKNGYDCQIPVYSHEIYDIVPNKTQEIKSPDFLIVEGINVFQNPQNQRLYVSDYFDLSIYVDADVEHIETWYLERFQKLLTLAKNDPNNYYHRFTQMTYPEILSIAQNTWKNINLANLEKFIEPTRNRADIILHKAENHEIDKIYLKK, encoded by the coding sequence ATGAAAAACGAATTTTTAAATTTTGAACAAATTGACCGAGCCACTTGGCAACAACTACACCGTAAGACTACCATTCCACTTAGTCAAAGTGAACTAAATTCTATTAAAAGTTTTAACGACCGCATTCAATTACATGAGGTTTCTGACATCTATCTTCCTTTGGTTAATCTTATCCATATCTATCGGAAAGCACGCAAAGACCTAAATTTTACGAAGAGTTTATTTCTACAAAAGACTATCAAGCCACAACCATTTATCATTGGCGTTTCCGGAAGTGTTGCTGTCGGCAAATCAACAACTAGTAGATTGCTGCAAATTCTTATTGCTCGGACATTTAAACACGCCAAGGTTGAATTAGTGACAACAGATGGTTTTCTCCATCCAAATGCGGTCTTAGAAGAACGGCAACTGTTAAATAAAAAAGGTTTTCCTGAATCCTATGACATGGAGAAATTGATTGATTTCCTTGATAAGATAAAAAACGGCTACGACTGCCAAATTCCTGTCTATTCACATGAAATCTATGATATTGTCCCAAACAAAACTCAGGAAATTAAGTCTCCAGATTTCTTGATTGTTGAAGGAATCAATGTATTTCAAAATCCACAAAACCAGCGCCTCTATGTCAGTGACTATTTTGACCTATCTATATACGTTGACGCTGATGTGGAGCATATTGAAACCTGGTACTTGGAGCGATTCCAAAAATTATTGACATTGGCAAAAAATGACCCTAACAACTATTACCATCGTTTTACCCAGATGACGTACCCTGAGATTCTATCTATTGCCCAGAATACTTGGAAAAATATTAATCTAGCTAACTTAGAAAAATTCATTGAACCAACCAGAAACCGTGCTGATATTATTCTTCATAAGGCCGAAAACCATGAGATTGATAAAATTTATCTAAAAAAATAA
- the rpsT gene encoding 30S ribosomal protein S20 has translation MEVKPLANIKSAIKRAELNVKQNEKNSAQKSAMRTAIKAFEANPSEELFRAASSAIDKAETKGLIHKNKASRDKARLASKLA, from the coding sequence GTGGAGGTGAAACCATTGGCAAACATTAAGTCAGCTATCAAACGCGCTGAATTGAACGTTAAACAAAACGAGAAAAACTCAGCACAAAAATCAGCTATGCGTACTGCAATCAAAGCATTTGAAGCTAACCCATCTGAAGAGCTTTTCCGTGCTGCTAGTTCAGCAATCGATAAAGCAGAAACTAAAGGTTTGATTCACAAAAACAAAGCAAGCCGCGATAAAGCACGTCTTGCATCAAAACTTGCTTAA